The proteins below come from a single Candidatus Chlamydia sanziniae genomic window:
- a CDS encoding CDP-alcohol phosphatidyltransferase family protein: MRQFCNLLSLSRLWLAMFFCQEKLQLRLLLIIGAMVSDILDGYLARRYKATSRLGSILDPAMDKVFVFVCITVLYLEGSLSIAHLLLICARDIFLLIFVIYLSIVNGWKGYDHRALFWGKIFTVVQFIILLGVTAGGYISVTGLIPLVVLGFLYFLERIIDYRNQCPD, from the coding sequence ATGAGACAATTTTGTAACCTACTTTCTCTATCGCGTTTGTGGCTAGCAATGTTTTTTTGTCAAGAAAAACTACAACTGCGCCTCCTCCTCATTATCGGAGCTATGGTGAGTGACATTCTAGATGGCTACCTCGCTCGTCGATATAAAGCTACAAGTCGCTTAGGATCTATTCTGGATCCCGCGATGGACAAAGTTTTTGTTTTTGTATGTATTACTGTCCTTTATCTTGAGGGCTCGCTATCCATAGCCCACCTACTTTTAATCTGTGCACGTGATATCTTTCTTCTTATCTTTGTGATCTATCTCTCCATCGTAAACGGATGGAAAGGATATGATCACCGCGCATTATTTTGGGGGAAGATTTTTACTGTAGTTCAATTTATTATTTTATTAGGGGTAACCGCTGGAGGCTATATCTCGGTCACTGGCCTCATTCCCTTAGTTGTCCTCGGCTTCCTTTACTTCCTTGAGCGGATTATTGATTATAGAAATCAATGCCCAGATTAA
- a CDS encoding lipoate--protein ligase family protein: MPTTDCVFLDLRSTPILQQLRIEEALLRTTNQNFCIINAGVKNAVVLGISRNLVQDVHVSRVQADKIPIIRRYSGGGTVFIDANTLMVSWIINSPKVFVQPQEILTWTYALYHSLFPATFVVFENDYALGDKKVGGNAHYIQRYRWVQHTTFLWDMDIDKLAYYLPLPEKQPVYRRQRSHQDFLTTLRPWFFSKESFFDKLKASGNALFSWQTLSKPELQEILLQPHRKTTTLLP, encoded by the coding sequence ATGCCCACCACTGATTGTGTTTTCTTAGATTTACGTAGCACTCCTATTTTGCAGCAATTACGGATTGAAGAAGCATTGCTGCGGACTACGAATCAGAATTTTTGTATTATCAACGCTGGGGTTAAAAATGCGGTAGTTTTAGGAATCTCTCGCAACCTTGTACAAGATGTACATGTTTCTCGCGTACAGGCGGACAAAATTCCTATAATACGACGTTATAGTGGAGGAGGGACAGTATTTATAGATGCCAATACTTTAATGGTATCTTGGATTATTAACTCTCCGAAGGTCTTTGTGCAACCTCAAGAAATACTCACATGGACGTATGCACTGTATCATTCATTGTTTCCAGCAACTTTTGTAGTTTTTGAGAATGACTACGCTCTTGGGGATAAGAAAGTGGGTGGAAATGCACACTACATCCAAAGGTATCGTTGGGTACAGCACACAACATTTTTATGGGACATGGACATAGATAAGTTAGCGTATTATTTACCACTCCCTGAAAAGCAACCTGTCTATCGCCGACAACGTTCTCATCAAGATTTCCTAACAACACTACGTCCTTGGTTTTTTTCTAAAGAAAGTTTTTTTGACAAACTGAAAGCATCAGGCAACGCCTTGTTTTCCTGGCAAACACTTTCAAAACCAGAATTGCAGGAAATCCTACTCCAACCTCATCGTAAAACGACTACTCTCCTACCATAG
- the npt2 gene encoding NTP/H+ exchange transporter Npt2, whose amino-acid sequence MQSSEVKPFSRLRAYLCPIYRSEFPKFIPLFLLAFFVGFNYCLLKSMKDTLVIVGSEAGAEVIPFLKVWGIVPGAVIVTMIYGWLSSRYPRDTVFYCLIGVFVGFFVLFPTLIYPMGDTLHLDSVANKLQKLLPQGLRGFIVMIRFWSYSLYYVMSELWSSVVLSMLFWGLANQITTITEAGRFYALINTGLNFSSICAGEISYWMGKQKLIVFPFARDSWHGVMLNLTTLILGASLLMVWLYRRIHHLTRTPIDHSLNVSSSSSSIEETIATAKARKKTKTKAKNLFLYLIRSRYLLGLAIIVLSYNLVIHLFEVVWKDQVSQIYNSRVAFNGYMSRITTLIGIVSVFAAILLTGQCIRKWGWTVGALATPIVMLVTGVLFFGAIFAVKKDITIFGGIFGMTPLALAAWTGGMQNILARGTKFTFFDQTKEMAFIPLSSDDKNYGKAAIDGVVSRIGKSGGSLIYQGLLVIFSSVAASVNVIALVLLVIMMVWITVAAYIGREYNFKATVLEGPQTAVSHLPVMQTRQSIESINQEEVVTS is encoded by the coding sequence ATGCAGTCATCAGAAGTGAAACCCTTTTCTAGGCTGCGGGCATATCTTTGTCCTATTTACAGGTCAGAATTCCCAAAATTTATTCCTCTTTTCCTATTAGCATTTTTTGTAGGTTTTAACTATTGTCTACTCAAAAGTATGAAAGACACTTTAGTCATCGTAGGGTCTGAAGCTGGGGCGGAAGTGATCCCATTCCTTAAGGTGTGGGGAATCGTCCCAGGAGCAGTTATTGTAACTATGATCTATGGATGGTTAAGTAGTCGGTATCCCCGGGATACCGTTTTTTATTGCCTCATAGGTGTGTTTGTTGGGTTTTTTGTCCTATTCCCTACTCTCATCTACCCCATGGGAGATACTCTACATCTAGATAGCGTTGCCAATAAATTGCAAAAGTTACTGCCACAAGGTCTCCGTGGTTTTATTGTCATGATTCGTTTTTGGAGCTATAGCCTATACTATGTCATGTCAGAGCTTTGGAGTTCTGTAGTTCTCTCCATGTTGTTCTGGGGATTAGCCAATCAAATTACAACAATCACCGAAGCCGGCCGTTTCTATGCCTTAATTAATACGGGACTGAATTTTTCTTCTATATGTGCTGGGGAAATTTCCTACTGGATGGGAAAACAAAAATTAATTGTTTTTCCTTTCGCCCGAGACTCTTGGCACGGAGTAATGTTGAATCTTACAACTCTCATTCTCGGTGCGAGTCTACTGATGGTATGGTTATATAGGCGTATTCATCATTTAACTCGCACTCCTATAGATCATTCTCTAAATGTTTCCTCCTCTTCCTCATCTATAGAAGAAACTATAGCAACCGCTAAAGCCAGAAAAAAAACTAAAACTAAAGCAAAAAATCTCTTTTTATACCTCATTCGTTCTCGATATTTACTCGGCCTCGCCATTATTGTTCTATCATACAATTTAGTGATCCATTTGTTTGAAGTTGTTTGGAAAGATCAGGTAAGCCAAATCTACAACTCCCGTGTTGCATTCAATGGTTATATGAGTAGAATCACTACCCTCATTGGTATAGTTTCCGTGTTTGCAGCTATTCTTCTTACAGGGCAATGCATTCGTAAATGGGGATGGACCGTAGGTGCTTTAGCAACGCCCATTGTTATGCTTGTTACTGGCGTGTTGTTTTTTGGAGCTATCTTTGCTGTAAAAAAAGATATCACTATCTTCGGTGGAATTTTTGGCATGACCCCCTTAGCTTTAGCTGCATGGACGGGGGGGATGCAAAATATCCTAGCTCGAGGAACTAAATTTACATTTTTTGATCAAACAAAAGAAATGGCTTTCATCCCGCTTTCTTCGGATGATAAAAATTATGGTAAAGCTGCTATTGATGGTGTTGTCTCTAGAATAGGAAAATCCGGAGGATCCTTAATTTATCAAGGGCTCTTAGTTATCTTTTCTTCTGTAGCAGCGAGTGTCAATGTCATCGCATTAGTTTTGCTGGTCATCATGATGGTTTGGATTACCGTTGCTGCTTATATTGGTAGGGAATACAATTTCAAAGCTACTGTCCTAGAAGGACCTCAAACCGCAGTTTCTCATCTTCCTGTAATGCAGACACGCCAATCCATAGAATCTATAAACCAAGAAGAAGTTGTGACTTCATAA
- a CDS encoding AURKAIP1/COX24 domain-containing protein: MSSVKKKRRLKIAKHKRKKRRRRDRHKNK, encoded by the coding sequence ATGTCATCTGTTAAGAAAAAACGAAGACTCAAAATCGCTAAACATAAGCGTAAAAAAAGACGCCGTAGAGATCGTCATAAAAATAAATAA
- the mnmG gene encoding tRNA uridine-5-carboxymethylaminomethyl(34) synthesis enzyme MnmG, producing MWTHSVNYDVIVVGAGHAGCEAAYCAAKMGARVLMLTSNLDTIAKLSCNPAIGGIGKGHIVREIDALGGIMAEVTDQSGIQFRILNQTKGPAVRAPRAQVDKQLYHMHMKCLLEKVPGLHIMQGTVESLLDKEGIITGVTTREGIAYLGKTVVLSSGTFMRGLIHIGARNFSGGRLEDPSFIGLSNALQERGFPISKLKTGTPPRLHASSIDFSSIEEQCGDSGIGFVHRSEPFQPSLSQVSCFITHTTEKTKNIILTNLKRSALYGGHIQGTGPRYCPSIEDKVVKFSDKERHHIFLEPEGLHTQEIYVNGLSMSMPLDVQYEIIHSVQGLENAVLTRPAYNIEYDYVHGNVISPTLESKLIEGLFLCGQINGTTGYEEAAAQGLIAGVNAVNKVFHQPVFVPTRQESYIGVMLDDLTTQVLDEPYRMFTARAEHRLLLRQDNACSRLSHYGYALGLVSKERYELFEKQKQLIEEEKARLYKTFKNYGNAVVPLAKILCRPEVSYEILKEAFPNDIRDLGTILNASLEMEIKYAGYIDRQHSLIDSLAKSEKMIIPENLNYAAITALSLEAKEKLVKFMPRTIGSASRISGIASADIQVLMVAVKKHAHH from the coding sequence ATGTGGACTCACTCAGTTAATTATGATGTTATTGTAGTTGGAGCTGGGCATGCGGGTTGTGAAGCAGCGTATTGTGCTGCTAAAATGGGTGCTCGTGTTCTTATGTTAACATCTAATTTAGATACTATTGCTAAATTGAGTTGCAATCCTGCTATTGGAGGAATTGGTAAGGGCCATATTGTTCGAGAAATCGATGCTCTTGGTGGCATTATGGCTGAGGTTACAGACCAATCTGGCATACAATTTCGCATTCTAAATCAGACCAAAGGTCCTGCTGTTCGCGCTCCCCGGGCTCAAGTAGATAAGCAATTGTACCATATGCATATGAAGTGTCTTTTAGAAAAGGTTCCTGGTCTGCATATAATGCAGGGCACTGTAGAATCCTTACTAGATAAAGAAGGAATTATCACTGGTGTTACTACTAGAGAAGGCATTGCTTATTTAGGAAAAACTGTGGTGCTTTCTTCAGGCACATTTATGCGGGGTTTAATTCATATTGGAGCCCGAAATTTTTCAGGAGGTCGATTAGAAGATCCCTCGTTTATTGGGTTATCCAATGCCCTTCAAGAACGCGGCTTCCCGATTAGTAAATTAAAAACAGGTACGCCTCCGCGGCTTCATGCTTCTTCTATAGATTTTTCCTCTATAGAAGAACAATGTGGGGATTCTGGGATTGGCTTTGTGCATAGAAGTGAACCTTTTCAACCTTCCCTTTCACAGGTATCCTGTTTCATTACACATACGACTGAAAAAACCAAAAATATCATTCTTACAAATTTAAAACGCTCTGCTCTTTACGGGGGGCATATTCAAGGAACAGGACCTCGTTACTGTCCTTCTATCGAAGATAAGGTTGTTAAATTTTCAGATAAAGAGCGGCATCATATTTTTTTAGAACCTGAAGGTCTTCACACCCAAGAGATTTACGTAAATGGTTTATCTATGTCGATGCCTTTGGATGTACAGTATGAAATTATTCATTCCGTACAAGGGTTGGAAAATGCCGTTCTTACTCGCCCTGCGTATAATATTGAGTACGATTACGTTCATGGAAACGTAATTTCTCCAACACTTGAGAGTAAGCTTATAGAAGGTCTTTTCCTATGTGGACAAATCAACGGCACTACAGGGTACGAGGAAGCTGCTGCTCAAGGATTAATTGCAGGTGTGAATGCTGTAAACAAAGTATTCCATCAACCTGTTTTTGTTCCAACACGTCAAGAATCTTATATTGGGGTAATGTTAGATGATCTTACAACGCAAGTGTTAGATGAGCCCTATCGGATGTTTACAGCACGTGCGGAACATCGTTTATTATTAAGGCAAGATAATGCTTGTTCTCGTTTATCCCACTATGGGTATGCTTTAGGGTTGGTGTCAAAAGAGCGTTATGAGCTTTTTGAAAAACAAAAGCAACTTATAGAAGAGGAGAAGGCACGTCTTTATAAAACATTTAAAAACTATGGGAATGCTGTTGTTCCTCTAGCTAAAATTTTATGCCGACCGGAAGTCTCTTATGAAATTCTTAAAGAAGCTTTTCCTAATGACATTCGAGATTTAGGTACTATCCTGAACGCTTCTTTAGAAATGGAGATCAAATATGCTGGATATATTGATCGCCAACATTCTTTAATTGATAGTTTAGCGAAATCCGAAAAAATGATCATTCCTGAAAATTTGAATTATGCAGCAATTACCGCATTGAGTTTGGAAGCCAAAGAAAAACTCGTTAAATTCATGCCTAGGACTATAGGTTCCGCGTCGCGGATATCAGGTATAGCATCTGCCGATATTCAAGTTTTGATGGTAGCCGTAAAAAAACATGCCCACCACTGA
- the ruvC gene encoding crossover junction endodeoxyribonuclease RuvC has product MAQLIMGVDPGTVVSGYAVITVEQRYRITPHSYGVIRLSSKDTLPQRYRKLFEGISDVLNEVQPETMILETQFVNKNPQSTIKLGMARGVILLAAALRDIPIFEYAPNVAKKAVVGKGHASKKQVQAMISKLLNLPEILDPRHEDIADAFALAICHTHAFTYSGIGVN; this is encoded by the coding sequence ATGGCACAGTTAATCATGGGGGTGGATCCTGGAACCGTAGTTTCTGGATACGCAGTCATTACTGTAGAGCAGCGCTATCGGATTACTCCCCATAGTTACGGAGTGATTCGGTTGTCTTCTAAAGATACTCTGCCACAACGTTATAGAAAACTCTTTGAGGGCATCTCGGATGTCTTAAATGAAGTGCAACCCGAAACGATGATTTTAGAAACGCAGTTTGTAAATAAAAATCCCCAAAGTACGATAAAGCTTGGTATGGCTCGTGGAGTGATTTTGCTTGCGGCTGCTTTGCGTGATATCCCTATATTTGAATATGCTCCCAATGTTGCGAAGAAAGCCGTTGTTGGTAAAGGTCATGCAAGTAAAAAACAGGTCCAAGCTATGATTAGCAAGCTGTTAAATCTCCCCGAAATTTTAGATCCCCGTCATGAAGATATAGCGGATGCTTTTGCCTTGGCTATATGCCATACTCATGCTTTTACATATTCTGGTATAGGAGTAAATTAG
- the dnaB gene encoding replicative DNA helicase: MIDKTTTLSSPPHSKESEMIVLGCMLTAVNYLNLAANQLYEEDFYYLEHKIIFRILQDAFKQDKPIDVHLAGEELKRRNQLTVIGGPTYLITLADFAGTAAYLEEYVEIIRSKSILRKMIQTAKEIEKKATEEPKNVAEVLDEAQHAFFKISQTTALAQYVLVADKLRGLISTVDKPYLIQLQEKQEFFRQHAHDSEATLFSGIPTYFIDLDHLIHGLAPSNLMILAARPAMGKTALALNIAENLCFQHRLPIGIFSLEMTVDQLIHRMICSRAEVESKKINVGDLSGHDFQRIVSVVNDMQQHTLLIDDQPGLKVTDLRARARRMKESYDIQFLIIDYLQLLSGSGTLRSTESRQTEISEISRMLKTLARELNIPILCLSQLSRKVEERANHRPMMSDLRESGSIEQDSDLIMFLLRREYYDPNDKPGTAELIVAKNRHGSIGSVPLVFEKGFARFRNYSAFELPC, translated from the coding sequence ATGATTGATAAGACAACGACTCTCTCTTCTCCACCACATTCCAAAGAATCAGAAATGATAGTTTTAGGCTGTATGCTTACTGCTGTGAATTATTTGAATCTTGCTGCAAATCAACTCTATGAAGAAGATTTTTACTATCTCGAGCACAAAATTATTTTTCGGATTTTACAAGATGCCTTTAAACAAGATAAACCTATCGATGTTCATCTTGCTGGGGAAGAGCTGAAACGTCGCAATCAGCTTACGGTAATTGGGGGTCCTACGTATCTCATTACCTTAGCAGATTTTGCTGGTACAGCAGCTTATCTCGAAGAATATGTGGAAATCATCCGTTCGAAGTCCATCCTAAGAAAGATGATCCAGACAGCTAAAGAGATAGAGAAAAAAGCTACAGAAGAACCAAAAAACGTAGCTGAAGTTTTAGATGAAGCCCAACATGCTTTTTTTAAAATCAGTCAAACCACTGCACTCGCACAATATGTTTTGGTAGCTGATAAACTCCGTGGGCTCATTTCCACTGTAGATAAACCCTATCTTATACAGCTACAAGAAAAACAGGAATTTTTCCGGCAGCATGCACATGACAGTGAGGCAACTTTATTTTCAGGAATTCCGACATATTTTATTGACTTAGATCATCTCATTCATGGGCTTGCGCCTTCAAATCTTATGATTTTAGCTGCGCGTCCCGCCATGGGGAAAACAGCTTTGGCTTTAAATATTGCTGAAAATCTTTGTTTTCAACATCGGCTTCCTATTGGAATTTTTTCTTTAGAAATGACTGTAGATCAGTTAATTCACCGTATGATTTGTTCTCGAGCTGAAGTAGAATCTAAAAAAATCAATGTAGGAGATTTATCTGGGCATGATTTCCAACGCATTGTTTCGGTTGTTAATGACATGCAACAACATACCCTGCTTATTGATGACCAGCCTGGACTTAAAGTAACAGATTTACGAGCTCGTGCCCGTAGGATGAAAGAAAGTTACGATATTCAATTTCTAATTATTGACTATTTACAATTACTTTCGGGTTCTGGGACTCTACGTTCTACAGAAAGTCGTCAGACAGAAATTTCAGAAATTTCCAGAATGCTAAAGACTCTAGCTAGGGAGCTCAATATTCCTATTCTTTGTCTTTCTCAGCTCTCCCGGAAAGTTGAAGAACGAGCAAATCATCGTCCTATGATGAGTGATCTTCGTGAAAGTGGAAGCATAGAACAGGACTCTGATTTAATTATGTTTTTGCTCCGGCGAGAGTATTATGATCCTAATGATAAGCCAGGAACTGCAGAACTTATTGTAGCAAAAAACCGTCATGGCTCTATAGGTTCTGTTCCTCTAGTTTTTGAAAAAGGGTTTGCACGTTTTCGAAATTACTCAGCTTTTGAACTTCCCTGTTAG
- the ruvA gene encoding Holliday junction branch migration protein RuvA, producing MYEYVRGILTYVDTQAIVIECLGLGYSIVITERWRIDLLKLQHQEILIYVHTVLRETEHLLYGFASREERECFRILLSLSGVGPKLALAILNTFPLKTLCAVVRAEDVFTIASVPGIGKKTAEKLMVDLKQKLSALLPLNSKVAATHQMSVLCIEEGIQALSALGYSKMAAERMILEATKEFPEGASLSDILPIALKKNS from the coding sequence GTGTACGAATATGTTCGTGGAATCCTTACTTATGTGGATACCCAGGCTATTGTTATAGAATGTCTGGGGCTTGGCTATTCCATTGTAATCACAGAACGGTGGAGGATAGATCTTCTTAAACTTCAACATCAAGAGATTTTAATTTACGTACATACAGTATTAAGAGAGACAGAACATCTCCTTTATGGGTTTGCTTCTCGTGAGGAAAGAGAGTGCTTTCGTATTCTTCTTTCCTTGTCTGGTGTAGGACCTAAACTCGCCTTGGCAATCTTAAACACTTTTCCTTTAAAAACTCTTTGTGCTGTTGTCCGTGCTGAAGATGTCTTTACTATAGCTTCTGTCCCCGGAATTGGGAAAAAAACAGCAGAAAAGCTTATGGTAGATCTTAAGCAAAAACTCTCAGCTCTTCTTCCCTTAAATTCCAAAGTAGCAGCTACACATCAGATGTCTGTTCTTTGTATAGAAGAAGGCATACAAGCCCTGTCAGCTCTTGGTTACTCAAAGATGGCTGCTGAACGTATGATCTTGGAAGCTACCAAAGAATTCCCTGAAGGAGCCTCATTAAGTGATATCTTACCCATAGCGTTAAAAAAGAACTCTTAA
- the ndk gene encoding nucleoside-diphosphate kinase translates to MEQTLSIIKPDSVSKSHIGKILTIFEQAGLRIAAMKMIRLSITEAEGFYAVHKTRSFFPSLVDFMISGPIVVLVLEGANAVRRNREIMGVTNPQEAAPETIRAKFGESIEINAVHGSDSLENAEMEIAYFFEKTEIVNAFNSVTSMVGE, encoded by the coding sequence ATGGAACAAACGTTATCGATCATCAAACCTGATTCTGTGAGTAAATCTCATATTGGAAAAATTCTTACTATTTTTGAACAAGCAGGTTTGCGAATCGCTGCTATGAAAATGATACGCCTATCTATAACAGAGGCGGAAGGATTTTATGCTGTGCATAAAACTCGCTCCTTTTTCCCCTCACTTGTTGATTTTATGATTTCTGGCCCCATTGTAGTGCTTGTGTTGGAAGGTGCAAATGCTGTTCGTCGTAACAGAGAAATCATGGGAGTTACGAACCCTCAGGAGGCAGCTCCCGAAACTATCCGTGCAAAATTCGGAGAATCTATAGAAATCAATGCGGTTCATGGTTCGGATAGCTTAGAAAATGCCGAAATGGAAATTGCCTATTTTTTCGAAAAGACAGAAATCGTTAATGCATTCAATAGCGTTACCTCTATGGTAGGAGAGTAG
- a CDS encoding DUF2608 domain-containing protein: MLFRVILLLSSFGCCASIVEAQIIETQYIEDIVPLVDKDTWVLVDLDNCMFQGAQALGHANWFYDAIQQKIAKGISKNTAIAEVYPDWIQSQNLCTVQPIEKNFVPILTAFQNQGIVVMGLTHRCSNLEAITIRQVNSLNFNFFKTAPTQTNFNVPTQIPGFYSHGILFVGDFNKKSDVFARFLALINKFPEKIVFIDDRRDNVEDLERLTNQSIKYTGVHYTAIQYASPIFIREIAELQYKTINHIISNEAALLLLEHGLE; the protein is encoded by the coding sequence ATGTTGTTTCGCGTTATTTTATTGTTAAGTTCTTTTGGGTGCTGTGCTTCCATAGTAGAAGCTCAGATAATCGAAACCCAATACATCGAAGATATTGTTCCTTTGGTAGATAAGGATACTTGGGTGCTAGTTGATCTTGATAATTGTATGTTTCAGGGAGCGCAAGCTTTAGGACATGCAAATTGGTTTTATGATGCAATACAGCAAAAAATAGCGAAAGGAATAAGTAAAAATACAGCAATTGCCGAGGTTTATCCTGATTGGATACAAAGTCAAAATTTATGCACGGTACAGCCTATAGAAAAAAACTTTGTGCCTATCTTGACGGCATTTCAAAATCAAGGAATTGTTGTTATGGGGTTGACACATCGATGTTCTAATCTAGAAGCAATAACAATTCGTCAGGTAAATTCATTGAATTTTAACTTCTTTAAAACAGCTCCTACACAAACTAATTTCAATGTCCCTACACAAATTCCAGGATTCTATTCGCATGGGATTCTATTTGTAGGAGACTTTAATAAAAAAAGCGATGTCTTCGCACGTTTTTTAGCTTTAATAAATAAGTTCCCAGAAAAAATTGTCTTTATAGATGACAGAAGAGACAATGTTGAGGATCTAGAGAGGCTTACAAATCAGAGTATAAAATATACTGGAGTGCACTATACTGCGATACAATATGCGAGTCCTATATTTATACGGGAAATTGCAGAATTACAGTATAAGACTATAAATCATATTATAAGTAACGAAGCTGCGTTGCTTTTGCTAGAACATGGGCTTGAGTGA
- a CDS encoding S49 family peptidase produces MKTLWHFLSKAFLSIIGLCCGLVLALIVVMGLVLSTASSTDASFVSLPDAQGVIHDLGKSAPVIAVFEIKDAILSSKNTAKTIQNALEGLDKAPLKNRVKGIIIDMDCPGGEVFEIARINAMLNFWKQRTHCPIYVFVNGLCASGGYYIACAADKIYTTSASLIGSVGVRSGPYFNVKEGLNRYGIESELLTAGNDKAPLNPYTQWTAHDKEVRQNIINFLYEQFIEVVVASRPLLTKERLIHTLGARLYSSQQALEEGYIDVVNVSQQQVLQDMVVACNIDNNYRVIRLDDSGWWKRMTHVVSSSPLITGKIQHELLPIANDVHTVPYLGL; encoded by the coding sequence ATGAAAACGTTATGGCATTTTTTATCAAAAGCTTTTTTATCAATAATTGGATTGTGTTGTGGTCTTGTCCTCGCACTCATCGTTGTCATGGGCCTAGTGCTCTCTACTGCTAGCTCAACAGACGCTAGTTTTGTTAGCCTGCCCGATGCTCAAGGCGTAATTCATGATTTAGGAAAATCAGCTCCAGTGATCGCTGTTTTTGAAATCAAAGATGCAATTCTCTCTTCTAAAAATACAGCAAAAACCATTCAAAATGCTTTGGAAGGGTTGGACAAAGCCCCACTTAAAAATCGTGTGAAAGGAATCATTATTGACATGGATTGTCCCGGAGGAGAAGTGTTTGAAATTGCACGGATCAATGCCATGTTAAACTTTTGGAAACAACGCACCCATTGTCCAATTTATGTTTTTGTTAACGGTTTGTGTGCTTCTGGAGGTTATTATATTGCCTGTGCTGCAGATAAAATCTACACAACATCGGCATCTCTTATTGGTTCTGTAGGTGTACGTTCAGGCCCATATTTTAATGTAAAAGAAGGATTAAATCGTTATGGTATAGAAAGTGAACTGCTGACAGCAGGAAACGACAAGGCTCCTTTAAATCCTTATACACAATGGACTGCACATGATAAGGAAGTCCGTCAAAATATTATCAATTTTCTTTACGAACAATTTATCGAGGTTGTAGTAGCTAGTCGTCCTTTACTTACTAAAGAGCGGTTAATACATACTCTAGGAGCTCGTTTATATTCTTCTCAACAAGCTCTAGAAGAAGGGTATATTGATGTGGTGAATGTCTCTCAACAACAAGTTCTCCAAGATATGGTGGTTGCTTGTAATATCGATAATAATTATCGAGTAATTCGTTTGGATGATAGTGGATGGTGGAAGCGTATGACCCATGTTGTCTCCTCCAGCCCACTCATTACTGGCAAAATACAACACGAATTGTTGCCAATAGCGAATGATGTTCATACAGTGCCTTACTTAGGATTGTAA